The genomic segment GATGGATTCAGCGGGAAAGACACAGCTGAGTCAGTTACTCGGTATTGTTGACGGCACTAACTTGACGCGTACGGACTTGGTATTTTTGATACTCCCAGGTTCTAGACTCAAGTCAAATTATAGTCTTTGCCTCTTTGGTACCTTTTGGTTGACCCTCTGCCTAGTAAGCGGATTTGACACTCATAACTAAAATTTGATCTTTATGGATTTAGTTATCTAATTCTTTAaattacaaaattttaaattaataatttatatataactaaataatttttaaatataaatacaaaatttGAATAAAAGTTACTGAGTTCGGTCAAACCCGTATCCGAAAGACTACCTCCCCTGGTATGTCTTATATTTTTTGGTTAGCATTTTCACGAACTCTCACGCAATAAAGATTCTTCTATTCTGTTAATTAAAGAGGGAAAAtgcaaatttattttttattatacgAAATactttaatttaaatttttattatattttagagtTATTCATTCCTTTCttattattaaatcatctgttgaATCCACTTACCATTTGGATTATTGTGTTTTACTTTCAATATTTgtacatatataatatatttcTTGACACATATACAGAATTTGAGTCATCACTAATGAATCGGCCATACTCGTAGCTCATATCCAACCCCATGAATAACTCCAATGTATAATAGTAAATAAAATTAAGATATGTCGCATTGGCTTTCTTTTTACCCCATTTTgcctaattaaaaagaaaaagaacttaTATATTCCTATAGGTTTAGTCGTGTGACACATAATAGGTTCTTCCACCTTATGTCTTTCTATTAACGGTATCTTTTTATAGTTTTAAACCAATTTAAACAAATGAAAAATTAAATGTTGAAGGTTTGTAAGAATTGACCTTACTCATATCGCGTGTGTCACTATTACCGTTAGAACTAGGTTGTAAGTGTTGAAGGTTTGTTAAAAATGACTTATTTTGACAAAGTGCATTGTACTAACTGGTTAGGTCATAGGTGTGGTTCATAAAACTCAGACCAATATAAGATGGTTCTAGCTAATGTGGCCATACTTTAAACAGATTTTGAATTACCACAAAAAAGTAATAAATGTTCTCATTATTTTCTATCAATCCCTTTTGGCCTTTGTGTTACAGTTGTCTAGTTAACTGGAGATGACTGATGACATGTGCCCTATTTACATGTACATCTTCTTATTCCAAAATAACAAAAGACATATACACTAGCAGCTAGAATCAAATGTACTTTGTTTAATTCATATTATTCAGCAATCAGCATATATATAATACAACTTTAAGTGCAAAACACCTCAGTGCACCAATGCTTTGGCTGAACCCACTTTTCCTACAAAGTTCTGATTGTTGAAGTACACTTAATCTGAGTATGTACAAAACGAATATTTGAAGGCACTACTATGAATCGACCAGATTGGTTGTACCAAACAAAGTGAATCACAGGGAATATAAATTTCATGAAAAGTGTTAAGAGGCAATTGTACCATATATGCAACATTACAGGTCTCAAAGTCAGTTTCAGAATCATTACGTGGTATCTTTTCATATAGCATTCTTAAAAAGGCATGTCTAGTTTTATATGTTTATTTTAAGCATTTTCTAGAAACACAAGCAAGATGCTATTCCGCTCGATGAGCACCCGAGAACAAATAAAATAGATAGTAAATGGCTGGATTTTCCGTCCTACATTGTAATCTATATATAGTTATCATATGTAACTTATAAGTCTTGTaaacaacaaaaaggaaaaaaatgtacATAGTGTTAGATAATGCACTTATCTCACTTGTGTTATATCAAGGTTTAAACGTTCATTGTGACAGAATTTGGGAGTAATCGgaggcatttgcatctatatacgctttttgggtcacgttttaacttgtacccgctttgcaaaaaaaaaaaattggaagtGTACCCACTTTTttgcgtaacttcagcatacgggcctgaagtagcaaaagcaatcacgcaaacttcagcattctagtagacgggcgtgaagtagcaaaaattgctgaaccaagtgtgttgaagtttttatttgttagctgaagttttgttctctatttgctaaagtttttatttgtaattgctgaacttaaacattctagtagctaaagttttgttctctatttgctgaagtttttgtttgtaattgttgaacttcaacatgttttagctgaagtttttcACGTAAACTTAGTGTTGGCTGAAGTTTTGTTggtaattgttgaacttaaacattctagtagctgaagttttgttctctatttgctgaacttcagcatgttttagctgaagttttgttctatatttgctgaacttcagcatgttttatgCTATCATGTAATTGATTTTTTGTACAGATAATAAGTTTATCATAAGTAGAATTAGTAACTTAAAAAACTAGATAAATGATTTAACACAATAGGTTAAAATGCATTGATCGATAATGTACAAAGCCGAATCCAACAAGTTACTATCATCTTCTTCACAACTTACTTTAGAaagttatttataatttatttttaaataatctggtaaacatacttatggcaatcatccccatgaactgaagtttcatagcagcaccaacaacaacacagaagaagaaaaaggaggaggaggaggaggaggaggagaagaagaagaagaagaagaagaagaagaagaagaagaagaagaagaagaagaagaagaagaagaagaagaagaagaaaacgaaggagaaggagaaagggggctgaagttgtttaaaaagtggatacaagttaaaaaaattaaaaaaagagtataGGTTAAataggggcgaccaaatagggcgccccatgtAATTTTTACGAGTAATCGGGTATAATTGTACAGTTTGACTTTCTAGAACTTGGTAATATTGTAAATGGTTGGAGCACCAATAATTAAGCCTCCAAATGAGTTGGTCATAAAGGTAACATAGTTAACTTCTTTGTACATAATTGGATTCCTAATCCACGTACCCTAAGAAGCAACATTTGCGGACATTTgaacaattaaataaataaatatttgaagGTGGACAAGCTGTTTTTGATAGACCTCCAACTCAAGAGAAAATCGTGAAAATGTAGACAAATGAGCTGGTTCGTTTCTATCTTCTACCGAAGTAATTTTACATTCATGATCATGTTAGGCGAAAAGTAAtattaaagaaataatttttgaGCTTAAAAAAGTGAAGATTTGACCTAAATAGCAGCCCCCTTAACTACTTAATTTAAAAATAGCcggtgaatatatatatatatatatatatatatatatatatatatatatatagatagatagatagatagatagatagatagatagatagatagatagatagatagatagatagatagagagatagagagaaagtatgtgtataattatgtataatcaatgtatagtTTATGTATATCGGTTAGGAAAAGTAAACAGTGAAATatgctatttgtgtaaagatccccttaaaaatctctttagcacgagctagccagttttcggattagTAATTGAAAAGTaaccagcgtttgcaaagtcattaaaaaatagtcactgttttgctgcaacacggaaagttccagcataatatactagaaattggtgcacctgtgtatgaatttccagcatattatgctgaaactccagcacacgaaaagttccagcataatatactggagattggagcacctctgtatgaacttccagcatattatgttggaactccagtatattatgctggaagttcacatgtaaaaaattcaaactccagtatatttatgctggaatattttttggattttgaatagtgttttcgttcagatttatctttacatgaaaagtggctaaattcaatttcttttgaaactgtgactatttttcaattaccacttgtaaatctggttatttttgaattacaCCCTATTTTACTTGTAAAGCTATACTGAACCCAATTTACAAAGGAAAATAGCAGCTATGTCCAttataagtagcttattataaaaattggccaattcataaaatattattagTGTTAGcgaattagctatttgtagccaaaaaaggttaaatttttgctttcttttgagtgggtgttattagaataaaCTTGatacatcttaaggagcttgaatctcaattttgagaCGATTTAGTgtagttttgaggtggtttgaattgaaaattcgaagtagaagataaacatgaaaaaataatatatgtatcacttgtgtatcacatatgtatcatatttgtatcaaatgtgtatcacatgtatatttaTGTATACCTGCGTGTGAGATGCATGcatgatacatgtttgatacatgtgtcacagaagaattttttgaacttgattttaactacaaattttgataccaaatcaatCTAAATTACCTCCAAACTTCCTTGAATtttatatattgattcatttatatgttttcaatgaatctcAACCATACCATTGAAAAAAGTCCCTTTTtccttagatttttggaatcttttatatatgttttttttgtatttcatcactttatttgctacctcatccatgaatttcatttccgtcttgcatctaatgttacTAATAACGCttaaaaatatagaaggagaTCTTTGTGTGTAATTCTTCGAGAGAAAGAACTTTATTCCtttgggttttcaatttttatatgtgtttggcTAGTTTTAATAAGTCTATGATCAATGGCTAGAGATTGATAAGTGGGAAGTTTTTGGGATATTTCTGTAAGATTCCCAAAGAAATCCAGACCAATTCGTTATATGAGCCCAATATTCTCCTTGGAAAGTTGGCCCTCAAAGATTGGATTATGGCCGAGTAAGCCCATAGTTTTTTACGCGCAATAACGGAAAGAGTGCCGCCATTTACTTAACGACTAAGCGACGTGTAACCGTCAGATGTACGCCAACTCGAAAATATAAACATCCATTTTCTTCATCTTTGATTTATAGTTATACTCTTTCcaaataaagcaaataaaattCCCTATTCCGGATTTACCTTTTCCACTTTTCCCCGCTTCTGAATTTCAATTTTTGCGATTCTGAAACAATTTCAAAATCTACTTTTCCAGCGATCATTTGCTCGGAACACCGTAATCATGGGAGCTTCTCACAGTCGCGAAGGTCTAGAACTTTCCGACGATTCAGATTACGATGACGAGGAGGAAAGCACCAAAACGGAAAGTGAAGAACAGTACGAAGACGCCACCGACGATCACTCTTCAACGAGGACTCCGCCGGTGAGTAGCAAAACCCTAGACGAAGTCGATTCTAAACTCAAAGAACTAAAGCTTAAGTACGGTTCAGCTGAAACGCCGTCAAATCTAAAAAACGCCGTTAAATTGTACTTGCATGTCGGCGGTAACACGCCGAAAGCCAAATGGATAACCTCTCAGAAGCTAGCGTACTATGAATTTGTTAAAACATTGAAAATCGACGGtgatgatgaagacgatgattacGAATTGTCTAGTCGAGAGGGGTTTTGGGTTCTGAAGGTGGGGAAGAAAATTAGGGCTAAGGTTTCGACTGATATGCAGTTGAAAATGTTTGGAGATCAGAGGAGGGTTGATTTCGTGGATAAAGGAGTATGGGCTTTGAAATTCTTTGCGGATGAGGAGTACAGGAGTTTTATTAGTGAGTTTCAAGACTGTTTATTTGAGAATGTGTATGGAATGGAGGCTACAGAGGCAAATAAAGTGAAAATTTACGGAAAGGAATTTATTGGATGGTTAAGACCTGAGGAATCAGATGATGCAATGTGGGAAGATGCAGATTCTGGAATGTGGAAGGGTAGTGGGAAGAGTCCCATGACGCCGGTGAGGGATAGCCAAGATTTGCTGGAGGAGTTTGAGGAAGCTGCTACTGGTGGAGGAATACAGAGTCTGGCATTAGGGGCTTTGGATAATAGTTTTCTTGTGAATGATTCAGGGGTGCAAGTTGTGAAAAATTTCAGCCATGGGATCCATGGGAAAGGTGTTTATGTTAAATTTGATGAAAAGGATAAGAGGGGAAGTTCAACCCCAAAGAAGGCTCTTTTGATGCGTGGAGAAACTAATATGATGCTAATGAGCCCTTTTAAGGAAGGGACGCCTCGATCTACG from the Nicotiana tabacum cultivar K326 unplaced genomic scaffold, ASM71507v2 Un00507, whole genome shotgun sequence genome contains:
- the LOC142179286 gene encoding protein CYPRO4-like; this encodes MGASHSREGLELSDDSDYDDEEESTKTESEEQYEDATDDHSSTRTPPVSSKTLDEVDSKLKELKLKYGSAETPSNLKNAVKLYLHVGGNTPKAKWITSQKLAYYEFVKTLKIDGDDEDDDYELSSREGFWVLKVGKKIRAKVSTDMQLKMFGDQRRVDFVDKGVWALKFFADEEYRSFISEFQDCLFENVYGMEATEANKVKIYGKEFIGWLRPEESDDAMWEDADSGMWKGSGKSPMTPVRDSQDLLEEFEEAATGGGIQSLALGALDNSFLVNDSGVQVVKNFSHGIHGKGVYVKFDEKDKRGSSTPKKALLMRGETNMMLMSPFKEGTPRSTGLHQLDIETGKIVTEWKFEKDGTDITMKDITNDTKGSQLDPSESTFLGLDDNRLCQWDMRDKKGIVQTLANTSSPVLHWTQGHQFSRGTNFQCFATTGDGSIVVGSLDGKIRLYSKTSMRQAKTAFPGLGSPITHVDVTYDGKWILGTTDTYLILICSLFTDKDGKTKTGFTGRMGNKIPAPRLLKLTPVDAHMAGANNKFHGGHFSWVTESGKQERHLVAAVGKFSVIWNFQQVKDSAHRCYQNQQGLKSCYCYKIVPKDESVVESRFMHDKYAVSDSPEAPLVVATPMKVTSISMSGKKRGLGTS